One window of Corynebacterium accolens genomic DNA carries:
- a CDS encoding class I SAM-dependent methyltransferase has product MTSPSHANQSHWDGDAANYHAEHPEYLSSFYWCPEMLHEADAQLLGDVSSAAVLEIGCGSAACTQWLSTRARFATGCDISRGMLAHADPGLALIQADALALPYATDSFDVAFSAFGAFPFLADLDAALAEVARVVRPSGRFVFSVTHPMRWIFPDDPTSLTAEISYFDRAYLEHDSAGTLTYAEFHRTISDWFRALQCRGPFLIEDIIEPEWPEGLDITWGQWSPQRGEVFPGSMIFICRAYS; this is encoded by the coding sequence GTGACTTCGCCTTCTCACGCCAATCAATCCCACTGGGACGGTGATGCGGCCAACTACCATGCCGAGCACCCCGAGTACCTTTCCTCTTTTTATTGGTGCCCAGAGATGCTGCACGAGGCCGATGCGCAGCTGCTTGGCGATGTCTCCTCTGCCGCCGTCCTCGAAATCGGCTGCGGTTCTGCCGCCTGCACCCAGTGGCTCAGCACCCGCGCCCGCTTTGCCACCGGCTGCGATATTTCCCGCGGAATGCTCGCCCACGCAGATCCCGGGTTGGCGCTCATCCAAGCCGATGCGCTGGCACTGCCCTACGCCACCGACTCCTTTGACGTGGCATTCTCTGCATTCGGCGCATTCCCCTTCCTCGCCGATCTCGATGCCGCGCTCGCGGAAGTTGCCCGCGTTGTGCGCCCAAGTGGGCGCTTCGTATTCTCCGTGACCCACCCAATGCGCTGGATCTTCCCCGATGATCCCACCAGCCTCACCGCTGAGATAAGTTACTTCGACCGCGCCTATCTGGAACACGATTCCGCCGGGACGCTCACCTACGCCGAATTTCACCGCACCATCAGCGATTGGTTCCGCGCGCTCCAATGTCGCGGACCATTTCTGATCGAGGACATCATTGAACCGGAATGGCCCGAAGGCTTAGACATCACGTGGGGCCAGTGGTCCCCGCAGCGCGGGGAAGTTTTCCCAGGCAGCATGATTTTCATCTGCCGCGCATACAGCTAA
- a CDS encoding DNA glycosylase AlkZ-like family protein, whose product MMTLNRRERARMRLAAQGLTAQRWRTAAEAVRAFGVTQGQDLHSVRRSLALRATDESDKSEIVRGYAMRNTLFAASVKDMGWITELCAKPRKGDAAVREAVLQLIDAPLTRAELKARAARVLPELSFWHVVRIAMESGHACYVGEEQLITPVELDGLEALFNGDSVAATTELMTRYFRAHGPATLQDFAWWSKLPQKLIRPAAENLPDDLIRIGREGEELVSTEVLELPEVRRKKSVLLLGAFDEYILGYQDRLFAMSADMHHALVPGNQGIFRRAIVIDGQVRGMWNKQGIEDWGIPAYASRRVERQWKDC is encoded by the coding sequence ATGATGACGCTTAACCGGCGCGAACGCGCCCGCATGCGCTTGGCCGCCCAGGGGCTTACGGCCCAGCGCTGGCGCACCGCTGCGGAGGCGGTTCGCGCCTTTGGCGTTACGCAAGGCCAGGACCTGCATTCGGTGCGCCGGTCCTTGGCGCTGCGCGCAACGGATGAATCGGATAAGTCCGAGATCGTGCGCGGCTATGCGATGCGCAATACGCTGTTCGCCGCCTCCGTCAAGGATATGGGCTGGATAACCGAGCTATGCGCGAAGCCTCGAAAAGGCGATGCAGCGGTACGGGAAGCCGTGCTGCAGCTTATCGATGCCCCATTAACGCGCGCAGAATTGAAAGCACGCGCCGCCCGGGTCTTGCCCGAGCTATCTTTCTGGCACGTGGTACGCATCGCCATGGAAAGCGGGCATGCGTGTTATGTAGGCGAAGAGCAGCTCATTACTCCGGTGGAGTTAGACGGCCTGGAGGCCCTCTTTAACGGCGACTCGGTGGCCGCCACGACGGAATTGATGACGCGCTATTTTCGCGCCCATGGTCCGGCGACGCTGCAAGACTTTGCGTGGTGGTCCAAGCTGCCCCAAAAGCTCATTCGTCCCGCAGCGGAGAATTTGCCGGATGACCTCATCCGGATAGGTAGGGAAGGCGAGGAGCTGGTCTCTACAGAGGTGCTGGAGCTGCCAGAGGTGAGAAGGAAGAAATCGGTGCTGCTATTGGGCGCCTTTGATGAATACATTTTGGGCTACCAAGATCGACTTTTTGCCATGTCAGCGGATATGCACCACGCGCTCGTTCCCGGGAACCAGGGCATTTTCCGCCGCGCCATCGTTATTGACGGCCAAGTGCGCGGCATGTGGAATAAGCAGGGGATTGAGGACTGGGGTATTCCCGCCTACGCGTCACGCCGCGTGGAACGGCAGTGGAAAGACTGCTGA
- a CDS encoding RDD family protein, which yields MIAERLGIALRRAVAWWIDAFLVAAIVTVVRWVINALAGTPLSGRPEEIYEAVALAVVFYIYRVWVETKKSTSLGKWSMQLEIIPARSPFVTACLRNSWLLLTPLTLTGWNIDGIILAILGLSVLAIGQTPFDLLAGCLVEKRPQEDSTAMRGQR from the coding sequence ATGATTGCCGAAAGACTAGGAATTGCCCTGCGCCGCGCCGTGGCGTGGTGGATCGACGCCTTTCTCGTGGCCGCCATCGTCACCGTGGTGCGGTGGGTGATTAATGCTCTTGCCGGTACCCCCTTATCCGGCCGCCCCGAAGAGATCTACGAGGCGGTCGCTCTCGCCGTGGTCTTCTATATCTACCGCGTGTGGGTGGAAACGAAAAAGTCTACGTCCCTGGGCAAATGGTCGATGCAGCTCGAAATCATCCCGGCCCGCTCGCCGTTTGTCACCGCGTGCCTGCGCAATTCGTGGCTGCTGCTCACGCCCCTGACGCTTACCGGCTGGAACATCGACGGCATTATCCTTGCGATTTTAGGCCTTTCGGTTTTAGCCATCGGCCAAACACCCTTTGACCTCTTGGCCGGTTGCCTAGTGGAAAAGCGACCTCAGGAGGATTCCACCGCGATGCGCGGCCAGAGGTAG
- a CDS encoding DUF368 domain-containing protein, with translation MHFILNAVRGALIGMAELVPGISGGTVALIVGIYERAVRNANDLISGNFKKVEWSFLGSVAVGMLIAVFGFSTLLSNFVDNNVSASSALFLGMVVISIIVPLSMLPKAERTAPSSIIAFIAAAVVIFIVTGFTSAPHDDPSLIVVFFAAAIAVCALILPGISGSLILLTMGLYQPIIGAVSDRELGTMGVFALGALCGLAAFIKLLNYLLSTHRAPTLAAMAGFMLGSLRALWPWGADQDASSGAIIGYFILGAIIVSIFIYVDRRNAQAIDERTAEY, from the coding sequence ATGCACTTTATTTTGAACGCCGTTCGTGGCGCCCTCATCGGTATGGCCGAGCTAGTTCCCGGCATCTCCGGCGGAACCGTCGCCCTCATCGTGGGGATTTATGAGCGCGCCGTCCGCAATGCCAATGACCTCATCTCCGGCAACTTTAAAAAGGTCGAGTGGTCCTTTCTGGGCTCCGTCGCCGTCGGCATGCTCATCGCCGTTTTCGGCTTTTCCACGCTCCTGTCCAACTTCGTCGACAACAACGTCTCTGCCTCCAGCGCGCTCTTTTTAGGCATGGTGGTCATCTCCATCATCGTTCCGCTTTCCATGTTGCCTAAGGCGGAGCGCACCGCCCCCTCCTCCATCATCGCGTTTATCGCTGCTGCCGTCGTGATTTTTATCGTCACGGGCTTTACCTCAGCGCCACACGATGACCCGAGCCTTATCGTGGTCTTCTTTGCCGCAGCGATTGCTGTATGCGCGCTAATTCTGCCGGGTATTTCCGGCTCGCTCATCTTGCTGACTATGGGGCTTTACCAGCCGATCATCGGCGCGGTATCGGACCGTGAGTTAGGCACCATGGGCGTCTTTGCACTGGGTGCCCTGTGCGGGCTCGCCGCCTTCATCAAATTGCTCAACTATTTGCTGAGTACCCACCGCGCTCCCACCCTGGCCGCCATGGCGGGCTTCATGCTGGGATCCCTGCGCGCCCTGTGGCCCTGGGGTGCAGACCAGGACGCTTCTTCGGGTGCCATCATCGGATACTTCATTCTCGGTGCCATTATCGTGTCCATCTTCATCTACGTAGACCGCAGGAACGCGCAAGCCATCGATGAAAGGACGGCGGAATATTAA
- a CDS encoding amino acid ABC transporter permease, which translates to MVNEHKEEASATAHQEAPAKIEARPLRHPWRWLCAVVLLILGLWFVIASARNEAFGWDTYFQYLFDQRIAIASLHTIAITILSMIIGVVGGAILAVMRMSPNPILRAISWIFLWIFRGTPIYVQLVFWGLLSAIYQSINLGFAEVSLQSVLTNAFFLAVMGLGLNEAAYMAEIVRSGISSVPEGQKEASKALGMSWWMTMRRTVLPQAMRIIIPPTGNEFISLLKTSSLVVAIPYTHEIFGRATDISAALFQPIPLLMVAASWYLVITSLLMVGQYFLERHFERGATRELTGRQLAALADAEGTIPRNVSVIQEGKK; encoded by the coding sequence ATGGTTAACGAGCACAAAGAGGAAGCCAGCGCGACTGCGCACCAGGAAGCACCCGCCAAGATTGAAGCCCGGCCACTGCGCCACCCTTGGCGGTGGCTCTGCGCGGTCGTGCTGCTCATTCTTGGTCTGTGGTTTGTCATTGCCTCCGCGCGCAATGAGGCCTTTGGGTGGGATACGTACTTCCAGTATCTCTTTGACCAGCGCATCGCCATCGCCTCTCTGCACACGATTGCAATCACCATCTTGTCCATGATCATTGGCGTGGTAGGCGGCGCCATCCTCGCCGTGATGCGCATGTCGCCCAATCCCATCCTGCGCGCCATTTCCTGGATCTTCCTGTGGATCTTTCGCGGCACGCCGATTTATGTCCAGCTGGTTTTCTGGGGCTTGCTATCTGCGATTTATCAATCCATCAACTTGGGCTTTGCAGAGGTCTCCCTGCAAAGTGTGTTGACCAATGCCTTCTTCTTGGCGGTCATGGGCTTGGGCCTCAATGAGGCCGCCTATATGGCCGAAATCGTGCGCTCGGGCATTTCCTCGGTGCCAGAAGGCCAAAAGGAAGCCTCCAAAGCCCTCGGCATGTCTTGGTGGATGACCATGCGGCGCACCGTATTGCCGCAGGCGATGCGCATTATCATCCCGCCGACAGGCAATGAGTTCATTTCCCTGCTCAAGACCTCGTCACTGGTGGTGGCCATCCCCTATACCCACGAGATCTTCGGCCGCGCCACCGATATTTCTGCAGCCCTCTTCCAGCCCATTCCGCTCTTGATGGTCGCCGCCTCGTGGTACTTGGTCATTACTTCCCTGCTCATGGTGGGCCAGTACTTCCTCGAGCGCCACTTTGAGCGCGGCGCCACCCGCGAGCTCACTGGGCGCCAACTTGCCGCGCTTGCCGATGCCGAAGGTACTATCCCCCGCAACGTCTCTGTAATCCAGGAGGGTAAAAAATAA
- a CDS encoding ABC transporter substrate-binding protein has protein sequence MPWAINHRPLTAAIMACALPLSACVVNEEDSTPEGWEEPQTGEVPEIAAMYHDDDGVLTAGTNPPYAPFQLKDSHGNLQGVELDLARAVAGVLGLKFQALEQDFSMILPAVQSGQIDMGASGFTDTADRRDEFDFVDHLYAGIQWAELVDGPNKVDPQNPCGLTVAVQRTTVSETDDVRPKQEACDGDLTVLSYDTGDNAALAVLMGRADALSADSPVTAWAVNRSEGKMRAVGDMFQASPYGFAVPKDSDLAKASAAALQHLIDTGEYAEILARWGIEDGLVDQAMINERPING, from the coding sequence ATGCCCTGGGCGATTAATCATCGACCACTAACGGCCGCCATCATGGCGTGCGCACTCCCCTTGAGCGCATGCGTGGTCAACGAGGAGGATTCGACTCCAGAGGGCTGGGAGGAGCCACAGACCGGCGAGGTTCCAGAGATCGCCGCGATGTACCACGACGATGACGGCGTGCTCACGGCAGGAACGAACCCGCCCTATGCCCCGTTTCAGCTCAAGGACTCCCACGGCAATCTGCAGGGCGTAGAGCTCGACCTCGCCCGCGCCGTAGCCGGGGTGCTGGGCCTGAAATTCCAGGCGCTGGAGCAAGACTTCTCCATGATCTTGCCGGCGGTACAGTCCGGCCAGATAGACATGGGCGCCTCCGGGTTTACGGATACGGCCGATCGCCGCGATGAGTTCGACTTCGTGGACCACCTCTATGCAGGCATCCAGTGGGCAGAGCTTGTCGATGGCCCCAATAAGGTCGATCCCCAAAACCCTTGCGGTCTGACCGTCGCCGTGCAGCGCACCACCGTGTCAGAGACCGATGATGTGCGCCCCAAGCAAGAAGCCTGCGATGGCGATCTCACCGTCTTGTCCTATGACACTGGGGATAACGCCGCGCTCGCCGTCCTGATGGGCCGCGCCGATGCTTTATCCGCAGACTCGCCGGTGACCGCTTGGGCGGTCAATCGCTCCGAGGGGAAGATGCGCGCTGTCGGCGATATGTTCCAGGCCTCCCCTTACGGCTTCGCAGTCCCGAAGGACTCGGACTTGGCTAAGGCCTCAGCCGCTGCCCTCCAACACCTCATTGATACCGGTGAGTACGCGGAGATCTTGGCCCGCTGGGGAATTGAAGATGGATTAGTAGACCAGGCGATGATTAATGAAAGGCCCATCAATGGTTAA
- the polA gene encoding DNA polymerase I: protein MGQVTSNKTRLLLIDGHSMAFRAFYALPVENFSTSGGQHTNAVYGFLSMLSNIVSEERPDAIAVAFDVGRKTFRTEMFPDYKAQREAAPEEFKGQVDIIRDTLETLGITTLSRENYEADDILATLATQAQDYETLIVTGDRDYLQLVTDSTTVLYPMKGVSTLHRFTPEAVEDKYGLTPAQYPDFAALRGDPSDNLPGIPKVGEKTATKWIVKYGDLASLVEHAEEINGVVGNNFRERIEQVQMNRKLTQMITDMDLDVGPDDLAFREVKVADVAAKFDELEFGTNLRDRVLAAIPNDGAEAAEQVADSPDVELTIDDASLSEWLPNREHVAVYVQGEGTPGQGDASAIAFVDRNHHGLQVELGELSADEEKVLVQWLESPAPKYFHAAKAAFHMLAGRGIELDGLAHDTALAAYILRPGQRTYELSDVYQRHLQKSLGAATEQMSLLDSSSLVDQAAAIMELAEKLTAELQDIDSFELYTDLELPLVTILARMEATGIAVDVDILETQKDAFVEQVAEQERSARELAGDEKLNLNSPKQLQKVLFETFDMPKTKKTKTGYSTAAKEIEQLAIKHPHPFLDHLLAHREYQKMKTTLEGLIKTVQPDGRIHTTFNQTVTSTGRLSSTEPNLQNIPVRTEAGRQIRSAFIVGEGFEQLMTADYSQIEMRVMAHLSADPGLIEAYKAGEDLHNFVGSRVFDVPVDQVTPELRRRVKAMSYGLVYGLSAFGLSQQLGIPAGEAKSIMESYFERFGGVKKYLDDVVEQARKDGYTATLFGRRRYLPELNSDNRLARENAERAALNAPIQGTAADIIKVAMIRVDRALRDMKSRVLLQVHDELVVEVAPGEADQVREILEREMDSAIELNVPLEVSAGAGTDWDAAAH, encoded by the coding sequence ATGGGGCAGGTGACTTCCAATAAGACCCGCCTTTTGCTCATTGACGGCCATTCGATGGCATTTCGTGCCTTTTATGCCCTGCCGGTGGAAAACTTTTCTACCTCCGGCGGCCAGCACACCAACGCCGTGTATGGCTTTTTATCCATGCTGTCCAATATTGTCTCTGAGGAAAGGCCGGATGCTATCGCGGTTGCCTTTGACGTTGGCCGGAAGACTTTCCGCACGGAGATGTTCCCGGATTATAAGGCGCAGCGCGAGGCCGCGCCGGAAGAATTTAAGGGCCAAGTAGACATCATTCGCGATACCTTGGAGACCTTGGGTATTACGACGCTCTCGCGCGAAAATTACGAGGCCGACGATATTTTGGCCACCCTAGCAACCCAGGCGCAGGACTACGAGACGCTGATTGTCACCGGTGACCGCGATTATCTGCAGCTGGTTACGGATTCGACCACGGTGCTCTATCCCATGAAAGGCGTATCCACGCTGCACCGGTTTACCCCAGAAGCCGTCGAGGATAAATACGGGCTGACCCCCGCGCAGTATCCCGACTTTGCTGCCTTGCGCGGCGATCCTTCCGATAACCTCCCCGGCATTCCCAAGGTGGGAGAAAAGACCGCCACCAAGTGGATAGTCAAGTATGGAGACTTGGCTTCGCTGGTAGAGCACGCCGAAGAAATCAATGGCGTGGTGGGAAATAACTTCCGCGAACGCATCGAGCAGGTGCAGATGAACCGGAAGCTCACCCAGATGATTACAGATATGGACTTAGACGTCGGCCCGGATGATCTGGCATTCAGGGAAGTCAAGGTTGCCGATGTTGCTGCGAAGTTCGATGAGCTAGAGTTTGGCACCAACCTGCGCGATCGTGTCTTAGCGGCCATTCCCAACGATGGCGCTGAGGCCGCTGAGCAAGTTGCGGATTCCCCAGATGTCGAGCTCACCATCGATGACGCCTCCCTGAGCGAATGGTTACCTAACCGCGAGCACGTAGCCGTGTATGTGCAAGGTGAGGGTACCCCGGGCCAAGGCGATGCCTCTGCCATCGCTTTTGTGGACCGCAACCACCACGGCTTGCAGGTAGAACTCGGGGAGCTTTCCGCCGATGAGGAAAAGGTCTTGGTCCAGTGGCTAGAATCGCCGGCCCCTAAGTATTTCCACGCCGCGAAGGCCGCGTTCCACATGCTGGCAGGGCGCGGCATTGAGCTCGACGGGCTTGCGCACGATACGGCCTTGGCGGCGTATATCCTGCGCCCAGGCCAGCGCACCTACGAGCTTTCCGATGTCTACCAGCGCCACCTTCAAAAGTCCCTCGGCGCCGCCACGGAGCAGATGTCGTTGCTCGATAGTTCCTCCCTGGTGGATCAGGCGGCGGCAATCATGGAGCTGGCGGAAAAACTCACCGCGGAGCTGCAGGACATCGACTCTTTCGAGTTGTACACCGACCTGGAACTGCCGCTGGTGACCATCCTGGCGCGCATGGAGGCTACGGGTATCGCGGTCGATGTAGATATTTTGGAAACCCAAAAGGATGCCTTTGTGGAGCAGGTCGCGGAACAGGAACGCTCCGCGCGCGAGCTTGCTGGCGATGAAAAGCTCAACCTAAATTCTCCTAAGCAGCTGCAAAAGGTGCTTTTTGAGACCTTTGATATGCCCAAGACGAAAAAGACGAAAACGGGCTATTCCACGGCCGCGAAGGAAATCGAGCAGCTGGCTATCAAGCACCCGCACCCGTTCTTGGATCACCTTTTGGCTCACCGCGAGTACCAAAAGATGAAGACCACGTTGGAGGGCCTCATCAAGACCGTCCAACCGGATGGCCGCATCCACACCACCTTTAATCAGACGGTGACCTCGACGGGGCGTTTGTCTTCGACGGAACCCAATCTGCAAAACATCCCGGTGCGCACTGAGGCCGGTCGCCAGATTCGCTCGGCGTTTATCGTAGGCGAGGGATTTGAGCAGCTAATGACCGCGGACTACTCGCAGATTGAAATGCGCGTTATGGCGCACCTGTCTGCCGATCCCGGGCTGATTGAGGCCTACAAGGCCGGCGAAGATCTGCACAATTTCGTTGGTTCTAGGGTCTTCGATGTGCCCGTGGATCAGGTGACTCCTGAGCTGCGCCGCCGAGTAAAGGCCATGTCCTATGGCCTTGTCTATGGCCTGTCCGCGTTTGGACTTTCGCAGCAGCTGGGAATCCCTGCCGGTGAAGCCAAGTCCATCATGGAAAGCTACTTTGAGCGCTTTGGCGGTGTGAAGAAGTATCTGGATGATGTCGTGGAGCAAGCCCGCAAGGATGGTTATACGGCCACGCTCTTTGGCCGCCGCCGCTACCTGCCAGAGCTCAACTCCGATAACCGGCTGGCCCGTGAAAACGCGGAACGCGCTGCTCTCAATGCGCCGATCCAGGGAACGGCCGCGGATATCATCAAGGTCGCGATGATTCGCGTGGACCGTGCGTTGCGCGATATGAAATCACGTGTTTTGCTCCAGGTCCACGATGAATTGGTGGTGGAAGTCGCCCCCGGCGAGGCCGATCAAGTCCGCGAGATTCTTGAGCGCGAGATGGATTCTGCCATCGAGCTGAACGTGCCACTCGAAGTCTCTGCCGGCGCCGGCACGGATTGGGACGCCGCGGCCCACTAG
- the rpsA gene encoding 30S ribosomal protein S1, with protein sequence MPSSTTPQVAINDIGTAEDFLAAVDATIKYFNDGDIVGGTVVKVDHDEVLLDIGYKTEGVIPSRELSIKHDVNPDEVVEVGDEVDALVLTKEDKEGRLILSKKRAQYERAWGAIEELQAKEEPVTGTVIEVVKGGLILDIGLRGFLPASLVEMRRVRDLEPYIGQELEAKIIELDKQRNNVVLSRRAYLEQTQSEVRSEFLHQLQKGQVRKGVVSSIVNFGAFVDLGGVDGLVHVSELSWKHIDHPSEVVTVGDEVTVEVLDVDLDRERVSLSLKATQEDPWRVFARTHAVGQIVPGKVTKLVPFGAFVRVEEGIEGLVHISELAQRHVEVPDQVVTVGQEVMVKVIDIDLERRRISLSVKQADEDYSEEFDPSKYGMADSYDEQGNYVFPEGFDPDTNEWKEGFDEQRQAWEARYAESERRFNLHTAQIERNRAAAAEAAESAEASSNYSSDSTDAAPASETQAESGGSLASDEQLAALRDKLAGN encoded by the coding sequence ATGCCATCTTCTACTACCCCTCAGGTTGCGATCAACGATATCGGAACCGCAGAGGACTTCCTCGCAGCTGTAGACGCCACCATCAAGTACTTCAACGATGGTGACATTGTCGGGGGTACCGTCGTCAAGGTTGACCACGACGAGGTACTGCTGGACATCGGATACAAGACCGAAGGTGTTATCCCTTCCCGCGAGCTGTCCATCAAGCACGACGTCAACCCCGACGAAGTTGTCGAGGTCGGCGATGAGGTTGACGCGCTTGTCCTGACTAAGGAGGACAAGGAAGGCCGCCTGATCCTGTCCAAGAAGCGCGCACAGTACGAGCGCGCTTGGGGCGCCATCGAGGAGCTGCAGGCCAAGGAAGAGCCGGTTACCGGTACCGTCATCGAGGTCGTCAAGGGCGGCCTCATCCTGGACATCGGCCTGCGCGGCTTCCTGCCTGCTTCCCTCGTTGAGATGCGTCGCGTCCGCGACCTGGAGCCCTACATTGGCCAGGAGCTGGAAGCTAAGATCATCGAGCTGGACAAGCAGCGCAACAACGTTGTCCTGTCCCGCCGTGCATACCTGGAGCAGACCCAGTCCGAGGTCCGTTCCGAATTCCTGCACCAGCTGCAGAAGGGTCAGGTCCGCAAGGGCGTTGTCTCTTCCATCGTCAACTTCGGCGCCTTCGTCGATCTTGGCGGCGTCGACGGCCTGGTTCACGTGTCCGAGCTTTCCTGGAAGCACATCGACCACCCATCTGAGGTTGTCACCGTTGGTGACGAGGTAACCGTTGAGGTTCTGGACGTTGATCTGGACCGCGAGCGCGTTTCCCTGTCCCTGAAGGCAACCCAGGAAGACCCATGGCGCGTCTTCGCCCGCACCCACGCTGTGGGCCAGATCGTTCCGGGCAAGGTCACCAAGCTCGTTCCGTTCGGTGCGTTCGTTCGCGTCGAGGAAGGCATCGAGGGCCTGGTTCACATCTCCGAGCTGGCTCAGCGCCACGTCGAGGTTCCGGACCAGGTTGTCACCGTTGGCCAGGAAGTTATGGTCAAGGTCATCGACATCGACCTCGAGCGTCGTCGTATCTCCTTGTCCGTCAAGCAGGCTGACGAGGACTACTCCGAAGAGTTCGATCCGTCCAAGTACGGCATGGCTGACTCCTACGACGAGCAGGGCAACTACGTGTTCCCAGAAGGCTTCGACCCGGACACCAACGAGTGGAAGGAAGGCTTCGACGAGCAGCGTCAGGCTTGGGAGGCACGCTACGCAGAGTCCGAGCGCCGCTTCAACCTGCACACCGCTCAGATCGAGCGCAACCGCGCTGCCGCCGCAGAGGCTGCAGAGTCCGCTGAAGCATCCTCCAACTACTCTTCTGACTCCACCGATGCAGCTCCGGCATCGGAGACTCAGGCAGAGTCCGGCGGATCCTTGGCTTCTGACGAGCAGCTCGCCGCACTGCGCGACAAGCTCGCCGGCAACTAA